In Helianthus annuus cultivar XRQ/B chromosome 3, HanXRQr2.0-SUNRISE, whole genome shotgun sequence, a single window of DNA contains:
- the LOC118479377 gene encoding protein MLN51 homolog: MTANGAMTNNNNNQTGLKSVQRRQPAKPMEKTTHASSGRASAATSASEPAQVAVSNNVGASNLNSASPPFYPSGSTKDAQSGSLNRGPRPPVMVENYRISQSNVSRGRNVSVSLGMDKLHIDDSISKPRVPQVAYQPVSS; the protein is encoded by the exons ATGACAGCAAATGGGGCTAtgacaaataataataataatcaaactGGGCTCAAATCTGTACAAAGACGACA GCCTGCCAAACCAATGGAGAAAACGACTCATGCAAGTTCAGGAAGAGCGTCTGCCGCCACATCAGCATCAGAGCCCGCTCAAGTTGCCGTTAGTAATAATGTTGGTGCGTCAAATTTGAATTCTGCTTCTCCACCATTTTATCCTTCGGGTTCTACAAAAGATGCTCAAAGTGGATCACTTAATCGGGGTCCACGTCctccagtcatggtagaaaattATCGTATTTCTCAGTCCAATGTTTCACGGGGAAGAAATGTTTCGGTTTCATTAGGTATGGACAAGCTTCATATAGATGATTCAATCTCTAAGCCTCGAGTCCCTCAAGTGGCCTATCAACCGGTGTCATCTTAG